Proteins from a single region of Oncorhynchus kisutch isolate 150728-3 unplaced genomic scaffold, Okis_V2 Okis01b-Okis20b_hom, whole genome shotgun sequence:
- the LOC109878263 gene encoding B-cell receptor CD22-like isoform X3, whose translation MNFDLYIQNSEGQDCRVGDATMALRTAGSVLVVFLWSVAGVLGQNTVKSVCALKGSSVDMRCPVPSVTQVTEIVWYSTQLNGKLYDLRWDPKYDGRVEYSGTTEKDCILRITDLRQSDIATYHFRYKTNQDSEWKYSYGFTLSLTDLKVERIYDNTLTCSTTCTLTDNPTYIWYKNGQRLDESTSPQYKYSVSSNYDDSYSCAVKGHEDLHSPAVCVQGHNCWRVTYTKRRICALKGSTVDISCSYTHPTSYIEQGSFWFTQKHPVDVRSYPESAGRVEYNRNHHTMTITHLTENDSAEYKFRLKTTNKGRFSGLPGVMLTVTDILLEMDPTSVSEGERVTLRCRTKCTVGLNPTYIWNKNGQRLTNPFTSYNSLILDPVSSYNSLILDPVSSYNSLILDPVSSEDAGNYSCTVEGLERILSPEETLTVRYRPKNTSVSVSPSGGIVEGSSVTLTCSSDANPPVQSYTWYKKNGGDYQSMTGPQHVFNQIQSSDSGEYYCVSQNEMGKDRSRTINMDVKYSPKNPSVSVSPSGEIVEGSSVTLTCSSDANPPVDKYTWYKKNVTSPKASGQSYSITNISSEDRGEYYCEAENKYGRLNSSSVFVDVQYGPKNISVSVSPSGEIVEGSSVTLTCSSDANPPVDKYTWYFQNETFLNGCGQMYNISNFKSKDSGHYHCEAWNRRGSRNSTALMIIIPGKQTSVLTTAVGIIVVVLVLILCLSGLMWFRKKASTSTSDTRDTSENVQGDSSPVYENVSSMSTAPTAAQTESTVDQDDVHYASVHFSRSKNQEVPLYSTVQVSQPQKQEEDVQYDAVKFKLPSAATRPTAAQAAEEDSSEIYSRVNKPRRPEHNKPRTKKT comes from the exons ACTGCAGGGTGGGAGATGCAACAATGGCCTTGAGAACAGCAGGAAGTGTGttggtggtctttctctggtctgtagcag GTGTTCTGGGACAAAATACTGTGAAGAGTGTCTGTGCCTTAAAGGGGTCATCAGTGGACATGCGCTGTCCTGTTCCCAGTGTGACCCAAGTCACAGAGATAGTCTGGTATAGCACACAGTTGAATGGTAAGCTGTATGATCTGAGATGGGACCCTAAGTATGATGGTCGTGTGGAGTACAGTGGAACTACAGAGAAGGACTGTATCCTGAGAATCACAGACCTGAGACAGAGTGACATAGCAACATATCACTTCAGATATAAAACAAACCAGGATTCAGAATGGAAATATTCATATGGATTCACTCTCAGTCTCACAG ATCTAAAGGTGGAGAGGATATATGAcaacacactgacctgtagcaccacctgtactctgactgacAACCCCACATACATCTGGTACAAGAACGGACAACGTCTAGATGAGAGCACCTCCCCCCAGTACAAATACTCAGTCTCCAGTAACTATGACGATAGTTACTCCTGTGCTGTAAAAGGCCATGAGGATCTCCACTCTCCTGCAGTGT GTGTTCAGGGTCACAACTGCTGGAGGGTGACTTACACCAAGAGGAGAATCTGTGCCTTGAAGGGCTCCACAGTGGACATATCCTGCTCTTACACTCATCCCACTAGTTATATAGAACAAGGTTCATTCTGGTTTACACAGAAACACCCTGTAGATGTCAGGTCATATCCAGAGTCTGCAGGTCGTGTGGAGTACAATAGGAACCACCACACCATGACAATAACACACCTGACAGAGAATGACTCGGCTGAATACAAATTCAGATTAAAAACAACAAATAAGGGGAGATTTTCTGGTCTTCCTGGTGTGATGTTGACTGTCACAG ATATCCTGTTGGAGATGGATCCCACGTCTGtgtcagagggggagagagtcacACTGAGATGTAGAACCAAATGTACAGTCGGTCTcaaccccacctacatctggAACAAGAACGGACAACGTCTAACCAACCCTTTCACCAGTTATAACAGCCTGATCCTAGACCCAGTCAGCAGTTATAACAGCCTGATCCTAGACCCAGTCAGCAGTTATAACAGCCTGATCCTAGACCCAGTCAGCAGTGAGGATGCAGGGAACTACTCCTGTACTGTAGAAGGATTAGAGAGAATCCTCTCTCCAGAAGAGACTCTCACTGTCAGAT ATCGTCCAAAGAacacctcagtgtcagtcagtccctctggtggaatagtggagggcagttcagtgactctgacctgcagcagtgatgccaacccacctgtcCAGAGTTACACCTGGTACAAGAAGAATGGAGGTGACTATCAGAGTATGACAGGACCACAGCATGTCTTCAATCAAATCCAGTCATCTGACAGTGGAGAGTACTACTGTGTGTCCCAGAATGAGATGGGGAAAGACAGGTCTAGGACCATTAACATGGATGTGAAGT ATTCTCCAAAGAACCcctcagtgtcagtcagtccctctggtgaaatagtggagggcagttcagtgactctgacctgcagcagtgatgccaacccacctgtggacaaatacacctggtacaagaagaacgtaacctcaccaaaagcatcaggacagagttacagcatcactaacatcagctctgaggacagaggagaatattACTGTGAAGCTGAGAATAAATATGGACGTCTCAACTCTTCTTCTGTGTTTGTGGACGTTCAGT ACGGACCAAAGAACAtctcagtgtcagtcagtccctctggtgaaatagtggagggcagttcagtgactctgacctgcagcagtgatgccaacccacctgtggacaaatacacctgGTACTTTCAAaatgagacttttctaaatggaTGTGGACAGATGTACAACATCAGTAACTTCAAGTCTAAGGACAGTGGACATTACCACTGTGAGGCCTGGAATAGAAGAGGATCTAGGAACTCTACAGCTCTGATGATCATTATACCAG GGAAACAAACCTCAGTTCTGACTACAGCTGTAGGAATCATAGTGGttgttctggttctcatcctctgtctctctggactCATGTGGTTCAG GAAGAAGGCCTCCACATCCACCTCTGACACAAGAGACAcatcagagaatgtacag ggagactctAGTCCAGTGTATGAAAACGTCTCAAGCATGTCCACAGCCCCTACTGCAGCACAGACAGAGTCCACAGTCGACCAGGATGATGTCCACTATGCCAGCGTCCACTTCTCTCGTTCCAAAAACCAGGAAGTGCCTCTGTACTCCACCGTCCAAGTGTCTCAACCCCAGAAACAGGAAGAGGATGTCCAGTACGATGCTGTGAAATTCAAACTCCCCAGTGCTGCCACCCG
- the LOC109878263 gene encoding B-cell receptor CD22-like isoform X4, whose translation MALRTAGSVLVVFLWSVAGVLGQNTVKSVCALKGSSVDMRCPVPSVTQVTEIVWYSTQLNGKLYDLRWDPKYDGRVEYSGTTEKDCILRITDLRQSDIATYHFRYKTNQDSEWKYSYGFTLSLTDLKVERIYDNTLTCSTTCTLTDNPTYIWYKNGQRLDESTSPQYKYSVSSNYDDSYSCAVKGHEDLHSPAVCVQGHNCWRVTYTKRRICALKGSTVDISCSYTHPTSYIEQGSFWFTQKHPVDVRSYPESAGRVEYNRNHHTMTITHLTENDSAEYKFRLKTTNKGRFSGLPGVMLTVTDILLEMDPTSVSEGERVTLRCRTKCTVGLNPTYIWNKNGQRLTNPFTSYNSLILDPVSSYNSLILDPVSSYNSLILDPVSSEDAGNYSCTVEGLERILSPEETLTVRYRPKNTSVSVSPSGGIVEGSSVTLTCSSDANPPVQSYTWYKKNGGDYQSMTGPQHVFNQIQSSDSGEYYCVSQNEMGKDRSRTINMDVKYSPKNPSVSVSPSGEIVEGSSVTLTCSSDANPPVDKYTWYKKNVTSPKASGQSYSITNISSEDRGEYYCEAENKYGRLNSSSVFVDVQYGPKNISVSVSPSGEIVEGSSVTLTCSSDANPPVDKYTWYFQNETFLNGCGQMYNISNFKSKDSGHYHCEAWNRRGSRNSTALMIIIPGKQTSVLTTAVGIIVVVLVLILCLSGLMWFRKKASTSTSDTRDTSENVQGDSSPVYENVSSMSTAPTAAQTESTVDQDDVHYASVHFSRSKNQEVPLYSTVQVSQPQKQEEDVQYDAVKFKLPSAATRPTAAQAAEEDSSEIYSRVNKPRRPEHNKPRTKKT comes from the exons ATGGCCTTGAGAACAGCAGGAAGTGTGttggtggtctttctctggtctgtagcag GTGTTCTGGGACAAAATACTGTGAAGAGTGTCTGTGCCTTAAAGGGGTCATCAGTGGACATGCGCTGTCCTGTTCCCAGTGTGACCCAAGTCACAGAGATAGTCTGGTATAGCACACAGTTGAATGGTAAGCTGTATGATCTGAGATGGGACCCTAAGTATGATGGTCGTGTGGAGTACAGTGGAACTACAGAGAAGGACTGTATCCTGAGAATCACAGACCTGAGACAGAGTGACATAGCAACATATCACTTCAGATATAAAACAAACCAGGATTCAGAATGGAAATATTCATATGGATTCACTCTCAGTCTCACAG ATCTAAAGGTGGAGAGGATATATGAcaacacactgacctgtagcaccacctgtactctgactgacAACCCCACATACATCTGGTACAAGAACGGACAACGTCTAGATGAGAGCACCTCCCCCCAGTACAAATACTCAGTCTCCAGTAACTATGACGATAGTTACTCCTGTGCTGTAAAAGGCCATGAGGATCTCCACTCTCCTGCAGTGT GTGTTCAGGGTCACAACTGCTGGAGGGTGACTTACACCAAGAGGAGAATCTGTGCCTTGAAGGGCTCCACAGTGGACATATCCTGCTCTTACACTCATCCCACTAGTTATATAGAACAAGGTTCATTCTGGTTTACACAGAAACACCCTGTAGATGTCAGGTCATATCCAGAGTCTGCAGGTCGTGTGGAGTACAATAGGAACCACCACACCATGACAATAACACACCTGACAGAGAATGACTCGGCTGAATACAAATTCAGATTAAAAACAACAAATAAGGGGAGATTTTCTGGTCTTCCTGGTGTGATGTTGACTGTCACAG ATATCCTGTTGGAGATGGATCCCACGTCTGtgtcagagggggagagagtcacACTGAGATGTAGAACCAAATGTACAGTCGGTCTcaaccccacctacatctggAACAAGAACGGACAACGTCTAACCAACCCTTTCACCAGTTATAACAGCCTGATCCTAGACCCAGTCAGCAGTTATAACAGCCTGATCCTAGACCCAGTCAGCAGTTATAACAGCCTGATCCTAGACCCAGTCAGCAGTGAGGATGCAGGGAACTACTCCTGTACTGTAGAAGGATTAGAGAGAATCCTCTCTCCAGAAGAGACTCTCACTGTCAGAT ATCGTCCAAAGAacacctcagtgtcagtcagtccctctggtggaatagtggagggcagttcagtgactctgacctgcagcagtgatgccaacccacctgtcCAGAGTTACACCTGGTACAAGAAGAATGGAGGTGACTATCAGAGTATGACAGGACCACAGCATGTCTTCAATCAAATCCAGTCATCTGACAGTGGAGAGTACTACTGTGTGTCCCAGAATGAGATGGGGAAAGACAGGTCTAGGACCATTAACATGGATGTGAAGT ATTCTCCAAAGAACCcctcagtgtcagtcagtccctctggtgaaatagtggagggcagttcagtgactctgacctgcagcagtgatgccaacccacctgtggacaaatacacctggtacaagaagaacgtaacctcaccaaaagcatcaggacagagttacagcatcactaacatcagctctgaggacagaggagaatattACTGTGAAGCTGAGAATAAATATGGACGTCTCAACTCTTCTTCTGTGTTTGTGGACGTTCAGT ACGGACCAAAGAACAtctcagtgtcagtcagtccctctggtgaaatagtggagggcagttcagtgactctgacctgcagcagtgatgccaacccacctgtggacaaatacacctgGTACTTTCAAaatgagacttttctaaatggaTGTGGACAGATGTACAACATCAGTAACTTCAAGTCTAAGGACAGTGGACATTACCACTGTGAGGCCTGGAATAGAAGAGGATCTAGGAACTCTACAGCTCTGATGATCATTATACCAG GGAAACAAACCTCAGTTCTGACTACAGCTGTAGGAATCATAGTGGttgttctggttctcatcctctgtctctctggactCATGTGGTTCAG GAAGAAGGCCTCCACATCCACCTCTGACACAAGAGACAcatcagagaatgtacag ggagactctAGTCCAGTGTATGAAAACGTCTCAAGCATGTCCACAGCCCCTACTGCAGCACAGACAGAGTCCACAGTCGACCAGGATGATGTCCACTATGCCAGCGTCCACTTCTCTCGTTCCAAAAACCAGGAAGTGCCTCTGTACTCCACCGTCCAAGTGTCTCAACCCCAGAAACAGGAAGAGGATGTCCAGTACGATGCTGTGAAATTCAAACTCCCCAGTGCTGCCACCCG